Proteins from a single region of Streptomyces sp. HUAS 15-9:
- a CDS encoding C40 family peptidase, whose translation MGTGKRGLITAAVTVVCAVTVLAAPGTAFAAPKPTATAAPTASPTPTASPTLPPNKDLEAVRKKLDKLYHDAAVATDEYNAAQEKTQKQSAAIVELAKKIVEGQKKLAELKDRAGAAARAQYRTGGLPPTAQLMLSDDPQQFLDGAGRVLQGQRATKGLIGEMTRTQQDLQRYAADASDRWDELEANRKTKAAAKKKIKQQIAAAEKLQSQLEKKEKERLAQLEREAAYQAQTAWLDTGILKEVNGKASEQGKQAVEFATAQIGKPYVWGAAGPKSYDCSGLTSQAWAKAGRPIPRTSQEQWKQLKHVDVKDMRPGDLIIYFDDASHVAMYVGDGAIIHAPRPGRTVTLAGAGEMPILGVVRPDA comes from the coding sequence ATGGGGACGGGGAAGCGCGGCCTGATCACGGCGGCCGTGACCGTGGTCTGCGCGGTGACCGTGCTGGCGGCACCAGGCACGGCGTTCGCGGCCCCGAAGCCGACGGCCACGGCGGCCCCCACGGCCTCGCCGACGCCCACGGCCTCGCCAACCCTCCCGCCGAACAAGGACCTTGAAGCCGTCCGCAAGAAGCTCGACAAGCTCTACCACGACGCGGCCGTCGCCACCGACGAGTACAACGCGGCCCAGGAGAAGACCCAGAAGCAGTCCGCCGCGATCGTCGAGCTGGCGAAGAAGATCGTCGAGGGCCAGAAGAAGCTGGCCGAGCTCAAGGACCGCGCGGGCGCCGCGGCCCGCGCCCAGTACCGCACGGGCGGGCTGCCGCCCACGGCCCAGTTGATGCTGAGCGACGACCCGCAGCAGTTCCTGGACGGCGCGGGACGGGTGCTTCAGGGCCAGCGGGCGACCAAGGGCCTGATCGGGGAAATGACCCGCACCCAGCAGGACTTGCAGCGGTACGCGGCGGACGCCTCCGACCGCTGGGACGAGCTGGAGGCCAACCGGAAGACGAAGGCCGCCGCCAAGAAGAAGATCAAGCAGCAGATCGCGGCCGCCGAGAAGCTCCAGTCCCAGCTGGAGAAGAAGGAGAAGGAGCGCCTCGCCCAGCTGGAGCGGGAGGCCGCCTACCAGGCGCAGACCGCCTGGCTGGACACCGGCATCCTCAAGGAGGTCAACGGCAAGGCGTCCGAGCAGGGCAAGCAGGCCGTGGAGTTCGCGACGGCCCAGATCGGAAAGCCGTACGTCTGGGGCGCCGCGGGCCCGAAGTCGTACGACTGCTCGGGCCTGACCTCACAGGCCTGGGCGAAGGCCGGCCGTCCCATCCCGCGCACCTCGCAGGAGCAGTGGAAGCAGCTCAAGCACGTGGACGTCAAGGACATGCGCCCCGGCGATCTCATCATCTACTTCGACGACGCGAGCCATGTGGCGATGTACGTGGGCGACGGCGCGATCATCCATGCCCCGCGCCCCGGACGGACGGTGACGCTCGCCGGGGCGGGCGAAATGCCCATTCTGGGCGTAGTGCGGCCTGATGCGTGA
- a CDS encoding PP2C family protein-serine/threonine phosphatase — translation MPVPVPRQRAIPAVESGQAQAAPTVGGPLKEEAKRTESAAAGSTAAGTTLTLLLIEDDPAGWPIVPELLDSAGKPIRVRTARNLTEAGRLLTDDVHCILLDLALPAPGRAGDDELAVLKHVLELAPRHAVLALTASGDAERGAEAVRVGAQDYLFRDELDGRLLSRAIRYAVERKRSDSAERRLAEGRVRAQENRRLERGLLPTPLLEGSSLRFAARYRPGRSRALLGGDFYDTVRTPDGTVHAMIGDVCGHGPDEAALGVELRIAWRALTLAGLCGDALLSTLQEVLEHERSDEEIFATLCTVDISPDGRSAGLCLAGHPSPLIARPGRPAQLLPYDNNGPALGLLRGARWPRMQVELGAEWSLMLYTDGLIEGRVGTGGERLGQEGMVRMVRRQLAAGLRGEDLLRSAVHEVRELNGGELTDDVAVVLLDRVP, via the coding sequence ATGCCCGTACCCGTACCGCGGCAGAGAGCGATCCCGGCCGTGGAGAGTGGTCAGGCGCAGGCCGCGCCCACAGTCGGCGGCCCCCTCAAGGAAGAGGCCAAACGCACCGAGTCCGCCGCAGCAGGCAGCACCGCGGCAGGCACCACTCTCACCCTGCTGCTGATCGAGGACGATCCGGCGGGCTGGCCGATCGTGCCCGAACTGCTCGACTCGGCCGGCAAGCCCATCCGCGTGCGTACCGCCCGCAACCTCACCGAGGCCGGGCGGCTGCTCACCGACGACGTCCACTGCATCCTGCTCGACCTCGCGCTTCCGGCGCCCGGCCGGGCCGGCGACGACGAGCTGGCCGTGCTCAAGCACGTGCTGGAGCTCGCGCCCCGGCACGCCGTCCTCGCGCTCACCGCGTCCGGTGACGCCGAGCGCGGCGCCGAGGCGGTGCGCGTGGGCGCCCAGGACTACCTCTTCCGGGACGAACTGGACGGACGGCTGCTCAGCCGCGCCATCCGGTACGCCGTGGAGCGCAAGCGGTCCGACTCGGCCGAGCGGCGCCTCGCCGAGGGCCGGGTGCGCGCCCAGGAGAACCGCCGCCTGGAGCGCGGTCTGCTGCCCACGCCCCTGCTGGAGGGCTCCTCGCTGCGGTTCGCCGCGCGCTACCGCCCCGGCCGCTCGCGCGCGCTGCTCGGCGGTGACTTCTACGACACCGTGCGCACGCCCGACGGCACCGTGCACGCCATGATCGGTGACGTCTGCGGCCACGGCCCGGACGAGGCCGCGCTCGGCGTGGAGCTGCGCATCGCGTGGCGGGCGCTGACGCTGGCCGGGCTGTGCGGTGACGCGCTGCTGAGCACGCTGCAGGAGGTACTGGAGCACGAGCGGTCCGACGAGGAGATCTTCGCGACCCTCTGCACGGTGGACATCTCCCCCGACGGCCGCAGCGCGGGCCTGTGCCTGGCCGGCCACCCGTCTCCGCTGATCGCCCGTCCCGGGCGGCCCGCGCAGCTGCTGCCGTACGACAACAACGGCCCCGCCCTCGGCCTGCTCCGCGGCGCCCGCTGGCCGCGGATGCAGGTGGAGCTGGGCGCGGAGTGGAGCCTGATGCTCTACACCGACGGCCTGATCGAGGGCCGCGTCGGCACGGGCGGGGAGCGTCTGGGCCAGGAGGGCATGGTGCGGATGGTGCGCCGACAGCTCGCCGCCGGGCTGCGCGGCGAGGATCTGCTGCGCTCCGCGGTCCACGAGGTCCGCGAGCTCAACGGCGGGGAGCTGACGGACGACGTGGCGGTGGTCCTGCTGGACCGGGTGCCGTAA
- a CDS encoding DUF2516 family protein, which translates to MLMLGFTGFLGLLKIVLMALAAFGLFDAAFRREDAFRAADKQNKMFWLIILGIALVVSYLFSILSILPIAGVIASIVYIVDVRPALKHVSGGGRGWGRRGGSSSDGPYGPYNGGR; encoded by the coding sequence ATGTTGATGTTGGGCTTCACGGGGTTCCTGGGACTGCTGAAGATCGTCCTGATGGCCCTCGCGGCGTTCGGGCTGTTCGACGCCGCGTTCCGGCGCGAGGACGCCTTCCGCGCGGCCGACAAGCAGAACAAGATGTTCTGGCTGATCATCCTCGGCATCGCGCTCGTGGTGAGCTATCTCTTCTCGATCCTCTCGATCCTGCCCATCGCGGGCGTGATCGCGAGCATCGTCTACATCGTGGATGTGCGCCCCGCGCTGAAGCATGTCTCCGGCGGCGGCCGTGGCTGGGGCCGCCGCGGCGGAAGCAGCAGCGACGGTCCGTACGGGCCGTACAACGGCGGCCGCTGA
- a CDS encoding helix-turn-helix domain-containing protein, translated as MASLNVGNLGEYLREQRRSAQLSLRQLADAAGVSNPYLSQIERGLRKPSAEVLQQVAKALRISAETLYVRAGILDAERDLDEVETRAVILADPTLNERQKQVLLQIYESFRKENGFAGVADGDGTEETRPHDDTTVRGTRTADTSEADPQQTAS; from the coding sequence ATGGCATCGCTCAACGTCGGCAATCTCGGTGAGTATCTGCGCGAGCAGCGTCGCAGTGCGCAGCTGTCGCTCAGGCAGCTCGCCGATGCCGCCGGGGTGTCCAATCCGTACCTGAGCCAGATCGAGCGCGGGCTGCGCAAGCCGAGCGCGGAGGTGTTGCAGCAGGTCGCCAAGGCCCTGCGGATCTCCGCCGAGACGTTGTACGTCCGCGCCGGCATCCTCGACGCCGAGCGGGACCTGGACGAGGTGGAGACGCGCGCCGTCATCCTCGCCGATCCCACGCTCAACGAGCGGCAGAAGCAGGTGCTGCTGCAGATCTACGAGTCCTTTCGCAAGGAGAACGGATTCGCAGGCGTCGCGGACGGCGACGGTACGGAGGAGACCCGGCCCCACGACGACACCACCGTGCGCGGCACCCGCACGGCCGACACGAGCGAAGCCGATCCGCAGCAGACGGCCAGCTGA